taCTTTTGCCCAGGTTATTAGTTCCATTGATATTCTGTCTTCACTTCCAATATCAATACTTAGGTACCTAtaaccaattaattcacatatcattatatcatacCAGTCTCCTCCTGTGACTCATACTacttatcttaatttcaacactactttgATATCAGATTTCCATTTACTacagactctctaatttactctgccaattagtacaattaaaccaaaactccttttaattcatagttaattaaattttcatcagcacagttggacttacttcaatttgaataggaaccacaatcatcaacctatccatataaataaaacatcttaGCGAAAATATCTCCACTTAATTATTTAGTCTAAATTGTTCTTTACCATAAATGGATCCATTATTTGCTAACTAATTCAACTTCATTTGAATTatgtatagatggctgcataCAATGTGGCTAATTCTCTATttacattataaaaatcatttcatactCTACTTACATCTtacatattcaaggtacttaACCCTTTCTTTACCGGTCGTCAATACCTATGTAGTACTGCCAGAACCAGAGTTTTTAAAATGTCATGAGCCCCAGTGCCATATATATACGCCATTATAGAAAATAGATCAAGAGTTGTTTTATGAGGAGATAATAAATACTATTGATATGAAATAATTGATTCAGcttgtatattttattataagaATATACATTTTAATACATTTCTTTTGTGTGATATTCTTCGAAGCAAGGAAAAACACATAGACCCACGTCGCATTCATTGCACATATATCTTGAATCTCGCCTCTTTTTTTGGTCACGAATTTTAGACTGTGAACAAACAATGCATCTTCGAACTTTTTTATTTGGTACCATAGCCGGAAAATGTCGCCCCGTCAGACGCTGATGTTTTGATGTATTCAACGTCCTGGGTATGGTTTTTGGTACATTATAACTGTAACAAAAGATTttcgtaaataaaataaatttatagtcTCTCACAAAATTACCTTTCAAGCAGCTGTCGAGTTAGCCTCAATTGGAAATCTGCCAAGGGCAACTGCCCTGGATTTTGCATAAGGAATAATGCATGACTGTTCAGGACACATAGATCAAGAATGTGAAAGAATAGTTTCTTGTACCACTTTAATGTTTTTCTAACGCATTCTGTGGAACTTAGCATCATATCCGTTCTGTCTACTGCTCCCATATTTTGGTTGTAGTGGACGACACATTCCGGTTTCTTCACAGATTCCCCTGTcttcatgtttgttttatttacatttatcaTTTGATCTTTATGAAAAGTTGTCAACATATTAACGTCTCTACGATCTTTCCATCTAACGGCTAACATATTATCGCTAACCATCGATTTTGTTTCGCCTTTTTCTAATTTACCCGATAAATCAGGCATTTGTTTTCTGTTAGTTCTAACGGTACCACATGTATTTGTTTTGTGTTCAAATAAATAGGTAGAAAGCGTTGGAGAGGTATACCAGTTATCCGTGAATAGAGAGTGGCCTTTATCTAAATAAGACTTCATAAGTGTTGTTACAACTGACCCTGATATCCCCAGATCCTTGTATAGCTCTATTTCCGTTTTGGAGCCTGTATATACGATAAAATTTAAAACGTATCCTGTCTCACAGTCGCACAAAAGAAATAGTTTAATGCCAAAACGATGACGTTTTGTCCTTATAAACTGCTTGAAAAGCAGGCGTCCTTTACAAAGCATTAAACTCTCATCAATTACTAAGTTCTGGAATGGAGAAAATCTCTGAGCAAATGTATTTTTGATCTTTTCGAAAATTCCTCGTAACTTATGGAAAGAGTCGCCTTTAATTTGTTGGGCATTATCTGCAAAATGTAACATGCGTAATATAATTTGAAAGCGGTTTCTGGACATAACTTTTCCAAATATTGGAGTGTACAACAATTCATctgtcgaccaattttcgacaagTTTGTTTTTTCGATGACGAGCAGCAAGGAAAAGAACAGCAATAAAAGTAAAGAAATCTTCTTTAGTCATTGCTGTCCAAGTTATTTTTGTATTCAAATGTGTCTGTTCTAAAGCATATTTATTAGTCTGCGTTATAATCATGTTCACTACCTCATCATTcataaataatagaaaataatcCAATTCACTGAATGGAACTTCCGTGTTTTCTAAACAAGCACCAGCAGTTTTATCGTCAAAATTATGTATTTGAGGAATAAACTTGCCTTTTGTCCAGTTCACGCTAAAGTTTTCAGGTAAAGCATTCCTTACCGCTTGTGCTTCTTTCTGTTCATCATTGGCCGCCATTTCATTTATCTCATCCTCACTGTCGCTGTGGTTTTCGGTGCACAACATGTGATCAATCTCTTCTTCGCTACTAGCTTCACTGTCAGTAGGTTGAAATTCACTTCCACTGTCAATGTAGGGATCTTCATCGGAATCTAGACAATCTAGTATTCTATCGATATCGGCCTCCGCAAGGCCACACATACTAACTTTAGTTTTCTCACGTTTTCTCTTCCGCGACGTATTCGAACTACACGCCATTTTATTTACTTTCCTTACCGCTTGGCTTGGCACGTTGCACTGTTCAATATAACCGACCGGCGCGGCGGTGCCGGTATCCAATAACTCGTGTTGAATCGGGCTCCATCGATATTCTTTGCTGATGCCATATATTTGCGGCGGTGGTTCTGATAGCACGTTTATATGAACGAATTATTACGGCACTGAGCGTACAGACTTGTTTAGACTGCCGTATAAATGTGACGGTGGGtttaaaatgtgaccaaaaaataaaaagtgtCGCCTGTATATTGTCctagaatttaaaacaatttCACCGGCGAACGTATAAATACGGCGGTGGGACTGAGAGCCCATCTAGTTGTTGCCGTATATATACGGCGCTGGTAAAGAAAGggttaaatgtaattatagccacaacattgttgatgtttgttattattatgtaaatttttaaaaaatattttactacaATTAGTTGGCTGTAGTAATACAGGGTAAATTAAACGTCACGTTTTCCgtctgtcttttgacacctttcagaaacatcacttaTTATTTCGCTTTCAGTGGCCATTAATTCATTGAAATGttatcaactcaatttggatcccacgtgttgggaaatctgtatacattaccttagggcattatcctggttgccatgtgaccatcacagggctttttattgaagtatgtccttttaaggcatctatattatatgtaaagggtttttacccagatattttccttttgtggctcagctagcatccagtttctaagtataaccaacttgctctaacctttgtcaaaatttaaatactaactttatattcattaaatcggttatacttatttttagatcgaacactgatgatgattttttataaaaatcgaaaacgttttgttgtgatgtagcccttttagggattttaatataaaaaatttataccttttacaaaggatttctttccaatttcttaattttctatttctttttttacAGGCGAACAAAAATAAGTTGGAAAAAAGTATTTAATCAGATTggcgttttttaaatatttctgttATTATTTTGCTCGTTTCGCAAAAAATCCAATTTTTATGTTTAATTCATAATAATAGGGTAAATTATTTGTATCCATTTATTTTCTTGTCTTATATCTTTCCTAAAGAttcaattaataaaataaactaattacaatataacataatatatcgcatatacagggtggtgaatcgtcaaacgggccataggaaactcaatggaAAATTCTAAATTATTGAATTCCTGTTTCCCTAATTACTTTACATCAAAAATCATCAGAAACTATTTGTTAAGAATTGAAATCTCTATTAAAAAGACGTGTTAGatttgttctacgaattaaacacattccaaaattttgtaaaaatataatgcATTTGAGAGAGtattattagtccaatcgtgagagatttgacctctaaaaatcatatcaacaagctgaattttgctgagTATGTCAATTTTGGGACACAAACAAGATGCAAAGAAAAGTTTGCCAGTCCTACCCCCGGGGTTTCCCTTAAAAACTCCTTATAAATTGGTAAAAagcggattttttatttatttaacagctgTAAAGAAACGGACTTCATTTGCGACAAAATGCAAAATGTGAATACGAAAGCtgcctttttcatctttaaaacgcattttaatttttgtcgatagtacactctgatcaaaagatatcgaattttGACCGTCGCGTCGAGTTGATACCAGGGCTGCTTTATctattaggcaatataggcagttccCTTGGGCGGCAAATtctgagagggcggcaaaaatactgtacaagaaaatatttgtatataaaaattaaaatcgaataaaaagtatgtatgttcatccatcaatgaaatagaagtgggcattcatttctaaatagaataaaacaaattgtattcataaaaaaaataaaacaaacatagcattcttttatcttaacactattcattcaaaaagaaCGGAAGTAttaaatttagtgattattaggCCGCCGGCAGCTGGGCAAAGGCGGTGGACCATTGAACACTTCAATATTGCACATtttgcagaaactaaagatttGACTTGTCTACAGTAGGACatcgagttagagttgggattttcaaactgtattattacaagtAGATAAGGTTCGTGTCGTCGCACAGATATACTCCAtggaaataagcaagaaatagaccataCACTGAAATAtcgaggtagctgactacttttttagttattgctatctgttgacctataggatgaaaacctacatgtttcctgcctagagttcgcgtccgttttttaattattaacaatttagtgcaatcaacgcgatttttttccattttttgcactcaattaaaaagctaaatagttgacattaaattagaaaatttatttttttgaatattaaaaaaaccttcaaaatgacgatttttgacagtcaaaaagttaatttgttgcttggtaaactgaaaaataactgaaaatcgttatttattaataacgtttactaaaactaacttagaactctAGTGTTTCActaaagttgggtattggggtacataacaaatcctcaaaatttgagactgatccattaattagtttaaaagttattctatttgtttatcccagagacgtttgttttgcaataaaaaatgacagaaaataatgaagataggacaattctgcgtaCCTATGGCAAATGAAAGCAGAAAAGGGATACtataaaaatgtattaataaatgataaaaaattatctaatatagtaaaaaatcctagtttaaaaatatttagaataactttaaaaatattatccgTAGAAAACATCTTCTTACATATTCGAAAATGCgatattttactcgaatttttaaaaatgtagttcaaatggtgaCTAGTCATGGTAAGTGTTGTTAAtgtaaattgttaataattaaaaaacggacgcgaactctaggcaggaaacatgtaggttttcatcctcTAGATAggtcaacaataactaaaaaagttgtcagctacCTGGCCGACAATTGCATGagtcaaaaactaaaaaacaacttaaaactactattattttctatatcttgggatctactcaatggattttaatctttcttcttttaatttgtatgtatgtacttttgtgtacattacaaatatgcaagttgtctagacatttattaatgaATAAACAGTCTAGGGGGGGCGGTACAATGGCCTACtatattcagatggacttacccaagttttttatgtattttgtcccGTAGAACATCAATTTTCtggttaacagttgatccggatgtcgataagattgggataaacaacttgaggaattacataacagcgattcttAGCAAAACAAaccttttttctattttttttgtcattctaagaaaaaaaggttgttacaagttttttagtaggatgcatacttttcgagataaacgcggttgaactttcaaaatatcgaaaaattgcaatatttgaacccaaataacttttgattaaaaaataaaatagcaattctgcttaccgcatttgaacgTTCatatcaaattataccggttttgtttatttgcattgctaaaaattaatttttttattgttaaacaaagctataaacacatagtgcttgagcaatgttttcaatgcatctctcgtttaaaattgaacgagtaggcgcgcctacaaacaggcaatttctaAATATCATgcttaaaacgcatgcattgggcacaggtcaaaacgctcaaacatacatataataatagtaatatgtaACATTACGCCTGATGTAAaatatagaatatttttaacacatttcCAAACATTATTGTAGAACCTAAcgttcttatttaaataaaaaattctgcttgcattttttttttcgccaaaatggtacatgtttgaagggcggctactagagaattgcctagggcgtcatttgaactaaacgcggccctggttgacacacattttatttaaaaaattgattttgagCGTAAATGTGTATCTCGCCGCGCGCCGGTAAAAATTCGATATATTTTGATTGGAGTCTcctatcgacaaaaatcaaaatgcgttTTTGCATTTTGTCGCAAATAAAGTCAGTTTCTATACAGATGTTAAGTAAATAAAAATTCagtaaataaaaacttttttgaaCCTTTTTGGGGTCCCATAATTGATATTCGCAGTaaaattcagcttgttcgtaCGATTTTT
The window above is part of the Diabrotica virgifera virgifera chromosome 2, PGI_DIABVI_V3a genome. Proteins encoded here:
- the LOC126880747 gene encoding piggyBac transposable element-derived protein 4-like translates to MACSSNTSRKRKREKTKVSMCGLAEADIDRILDCLDSDEDPYIDSGSEFQPTDSEASSEEEIDHMLCTENHSDSEDEINEMAANDEQKEAQAVRNALPENFSVNWTKGKFIPQIHNFDDKTAGACLENTEVPFSELDYFLLFMNDEVVNMIITQTNKYALEQTHLNTKITWTAMTKEDFFTFIAVLFLAARHRKNKLVENWSTDELLYTPIFGKVMSRNRFQIILRMLHFADNAQQIKGDSFHKLRGIFEKIKNTFAQRFSPFQNLVIDESLMLCKGRLLFKQFIRTKRHRFGIKLFLLCDCETGYVLNFIVYTGSKTEIELYKDLGISGSVVTTLMKSYLDKGHSLFTDNWYTSPTLSTYLFEHKTNTCGTVRTNRKQMPDLSGKLEKGETKSMVSDNMLAVRWKDRRDVNMLTTFHKDQMINVNKTNMKTGESVKKPECVVHYNQNMGAVDRTDMMLSSTECVRKTLKWYKKLFFHILDLCVLNSHALFLMQNPGQLPLADFQLRLTRQLLESYNVPKTIPRTLNTSKHQRLTGRHFPAMVPNKKVRRCILDLERKPDQMAICCGVGWKISTTYRHLIRFSF